Proteins encoded in a region of the Gemmatimonadaceae bacterium genome:
- a CDS encoding aldose epimerase family protein has protein sequence MLNATHRGMRRALVPLLLALAACGRAGEQAAGVAAMTRAPFGTAPGGEAVDLITLTNAHGVELRAMTYGAIIVSLRVPDRTGQLGDVVLGYDSLAGYVKSSPYFGAVVGRYGNRIAKGKFALDGKTYTLAVNNGPNALHGGLKGFDKVVWSADTVRSAHGVGIKFRYLSKDGEEGYPGNLDATVTYTLTDNNEVEIGYEATTDKATPVNLTQHSYFNLAGKGDILAHVLTLNADRFTPVDSTLIPTGELAPVAGTPFDFTAPHAIGERIGADHQQLKYGGGYDHNFVLSRSDTGLTLAAVLKEPSTGRTLEVRTTEPGVQFYSGNFLDGTLTGKGGVVYQHRTGMCLETQHFPDSPNQKTFPSTILRPGETFRSKTVWTFRVE, from the coding sequence ATGCTCAACGCCACCCATCGCGGGATGCGCCGCGCTCTTGTCCCACTCCTGCTGGCGCTCGCCGCGTGCGGACGGGCCGGCGAACAGGCCGCGGGTGTCGCGGCGATGACACGAGCACCCTTCGGAACGGCACCGGGTGGTGAGGCGGTGGACCTGATCACGCTGACGAACGCGCACGGCGTGGAGCTGCGCGCGATGACGTACGGCGCGATCATCGTGTCGCTCAGGGTGCCGGATCGCACCGGTCAGCTCGGCGACGTGGTCCTCGGCTACGATTCGCTGGCAGGCTACGTGAAGTCATCGCCGTACTTTGGCGCGGTCGTCGGCCGCTACGGCAACCGAATTGCGAAGGGGAAGTTCGCGCTCGACGGCAAGACATACACGCTGGCGGTGAACAACGGACCCAACGCGTTGCACGGCGGCCTGAAGGGGTTCGACAAGGTGGTGTGGAGCGCCGACACGGTGCGGTCTGCCCACGGCGTGGGCATCAAGTTCCGCTACCTGAGCAAGGACGGCGAAGAGGGGTACCCAGGAAACCTCGACGCGACCGTCACGTACACGCTCACCGACAACAACGAAGTTGAGATCGGCTACGAGGCGACGACGGACAAGGCCACGCCAGTGAACCTGACGCAGCACTCGTATTTCAACCTGGCCGGGAAGGGCGATATCCTGGCCCACGTGCTGACGCTGAACGCCGATCGCTTCACGCCGGTGGATTCGACGCTCATTCCAACCGGAGAATTGGCACCGGTGGCGGGAACGCCATTCGACTTTACGGCGCCACACGCGATCGGCGAACGGATCGGCGCCGACCACCAGCAATTGAAATACGGTGGCGGATACGATCACAACTTCGTGCTCTCACGATCGGACACGGGACTGACGTTGGCCGCGGTGCTCAAGGAGCCGTCGACCGGTCGCACGCTCGAGGTGCGCACGACCGAACCGGGCGTGCAGTTCTACTCAGGCAACTTTCTCGACGGCACACTGACGGGGAAAGGCGGCGTCGTGTACCAGCACCGGACGGGGATGTGCCTTGAGACACAGCACTTCCCGGACTCACCGAACCAGAAGACGTTCCCGAGCACGATTCTTCGGCCGGGAGAGACGTTCCGGTCGAAGACGGTGTGGACGTTCAGGGTCGAGTAG
- a CDS encoding beta-L-arabinofuranosidase domain-containing protein — translation MSEIDRRDFLSGVAATVIAASGLELAHAAGSDQQGSKQRTDPRPALAALAYTPLPLGTIRPRGWLARQLRIQADGLSGHLDEFWPDVAQSQWFGGNAEGWERAPYWLDGAIPLAWLLDDAALKARITKYVSYIVEHQRADGWYHVYPEDAVAKRYDMWAILLANKVLVQYHEATGDARVLEAVTRSLRALSTGLDRTPLFDWGRTRWFEGVIATYYVYERTHEPWLLDLARKLRAQGVDFEALYATDDMKVPTPRRGLWKWTKHVVNAGMSPKAAALSWRLDQRANDRAWPRKMIDFLDRYHGQANGMFSGDETLSGKNPVQGTELCSVVEFMYSLETLVSVFGDPYFADRLERVAFNALPATMKPDMWAHQYDQQVNQVQCTVNPDHGWSSNGPSSNLYGLEPNYGCCTSNMHQGWPKFAAHLWMRCAEGGFAAVAYAPCRVMADGGGQKTEIVCETEYPFRETVTITVTTEKAARFPVLLRIPGWANGATVKVDGALVANAKPGTFHRVEREWRGSTTITLRFPMRPTMAVRYNDHVAIERGPLVYSLRVGEEWTRINADKPHRELPHGDWEVRPATPWNYGIVVEKGTPVGLTFAEKPIGDIPFSPEGAGVVARVSARRIPSWGISRGWASEISSTDAEWADASKRLSLEPVETVELIPYGCTNIRITEFPRVRG, via the coding sequence GTGAGCGAGATTGACCGAAGGGACTTTCTATCTGGCGTCGCCGCCACCGTCATCGCGGCCTCGGGGCTTGAGCTAGCGCATGCCGCCGGGTCGGATCAGCAGGGCTCGAAGCAACGCACCGACCCGCGTCCGGCCCTGGCCGCACTTGCCTATACGCCACTGCCACTCGGCACCATTCGTCCCCGTGGGTGGCTTGCGCGCCAGTTGCGCATCCAGGCCGACGGCCTGAGCGGACACCTCGACGAGTTCTGGCCGGATGTGGCACAAAGCCAGTGGTTTGGCGGCAACGCCGAGGGATGGGAGCGCGCGCCCTATTGGCTGGATGGCGCGATTCCGCTGGCGTGGCTTCTCGACGATGCCGCCCTGAAGGCGCGCATCACGAAGTACGTCTCGTATATCGTCGAGCATCAGCGCGCAGACGGCTGGTACCACGTCTACCCGGAAGATGCGGTGGCCAAACGCTACGACATGTGGGCCATCCTGCTCGCCAACAAGGTGCTGGTGCAGTACCACGAGGCCACCGGCGACGCACGCGTCCTCGAGGCGGTGACGCGCAGCCTGCGCGCGCTCTCCACCGGCCTCGACCGCACGCCCCTCTTCGATTGGGGGCGCACGCGCTGGTTCGAGGGGGTGATTGCGACGTACTACGTCTATGAGCGCACACACGAGCCGTGGCTCCTCGACCTCGCGCGCAAGCTGCGCGCCCAGGGCGTGGACTTCGAGGCACTCTACGCGACCGACGACATGAAGGTGCCGACGCCGCGCCGGGGCCTGTGGAAGTGGACCAAGCACGTGGTGAACGCGGGGATGTCGCCGAAGGCCGCGGCGCTCAGCTGGCGCCTTGACCAACGCGCCAATGATCGGGCGTGGCCACGGAAGATGATCGACTTTCTCGACCGCTACCACGGACAGGCGAACGGGATGTTCTCGGGCGACGAGACGCTCTCGGGAAAGAACCCGGTGCAGGGAACGGAGTTGTGTTCGGTGGTGGAGTTCATGTACTCGCTCGAGACGCTCGTCTCGGTCTTCGGCGATCCATACTTCGCCGACCGGCTGGAACGCGTGGCGTTCAACGCGCTGCCGGCGACGATGAAGCCGGACATGTGGGCGCATCAGTACGACCAGCAGGTGAACCAGGTGCAGTGCACCGTGAATCCCGATCACGGGTGGTCGTCGAACGGGCCGTCGTCGAATCTCTATGGGCTCGAGCCCAACTACGGCTGTTGCACGTCGAACATGCACCAGGGATGGCCGAAGTTCGCGGCGCATCTGTGGATGCGCTGCGCTGAAGGCGGCTTCGCTGCCGTCGCCTACGCGCCGTGCAGAGTGATGGCGGATGGCGGAGGGCAGAAGACAGAGATCGTCTGTGAGACGGAGTATCCGTTCCGCGAAACGGTCACCATCACCGTCACCACGGAGAAGGCAGCGCGGTTCCCGGTGCTCCTGCGCATTCCGGGGTGGGCCAACGGGGCGACGGTCAAGGTGGATGGGGCGCTGGTGGCGAACGCAAAGCCGGGAACTTTCCATCGGGTGGAGCGCGAGTGGCGCGGGAGCACCACGATCACCCTGCGCTTTCCGATGCGGCCCACGATGGCGGTGCGCTACAACGACCACGTGGCGATCGAGCGCGGACCGCTGGTGTACTCGCTGCGTGTCGGCGAGGAGTGGACGCGCATCAACGCGGACAAGCCACATCGCGAACTGCCGCATGGCGACTGGGAAGTTCGGCCGGCGACGCCCTGGAACTACGGCATCGTGGTCGAGAAGGGCACACCGGTCGGGCTGACGTTTGCGGAGAAGCCGATCGGGGACATTCCGTTCTCGCCGGAGGGGGCGGGTGTCGTGGCACGCGTCTCGGCGAGGCGCATTCCGAGTTGGGGCATCTCACGCGGGTGGGCATCGGAGATCTCGTCCACCGATGCGGAATGGGCAGACGCGTCGAAGCGGCTGAGCCTGGAGCCGGTCGAGACGGTGGAGTTGATTCCGTATGGATGCACAAATATTCGCATCACCGAATTCCCGAGAGTCAGAGGGTGA
- a CDS encoding HlyD family efflux transporter periplasmic adaptor subunit, translating to MDIARPARNSKKRRVAIAVGVVALVVVTAVLSRIGPAAPAVESSALMIDTVRLGPMLRAVHGTGSLQPERIRYVSAVTAGRVERVNYRGGAAVSARAVLLELTNPDVQLQALEAQRALAAAEAELLQLRTTLESSRLNQGATVATIRAQQQQAERESVATEALAGRNLVSPHELARSRDNATQFTARLEAEQARLRLMSQAVDSQVALQRTQVERMRAIAQFQQERVRSMVVTAVVDGVVQDLDLQPGQWVISGQQLARIVEPGRLKAVIRIPETQARDVVIGQSASVDTRNGVVAGRVARVDPASQGGTVSVDIAFDGALPRGARPDLSVEGTVELERLSKVLYVGRPAYGQSDASVSLFRLMPDGKTAERVPVRLGRASVNAIEILRGLQPGDRVIVSDMSQWDNVPRVRIR from the coding sequence GTGGACATCGCCCGACCTGCCAGAAATTCCAAGAAGCGCCGCGTGGCGATCGCGGTTGGCGTTGTTGCGCTGGTGGTCGTCACCGCCGTGCTCTCACGAATCGGTCCAGCCGCTCCAGCGGTGGAGAGCTCCGCCCTGATGATCGATACGGTCCGACTCGGACCGATGCTGCGCGCCGTCCACGGAACGGGATCGCTGCAGCCCGAACGCATCCGCTACGTCTCGGCCGTGACCGCTGGGCGGGTGGAGCGCGTCAACTATCGCGGCGGCGCGGCAGTCTCCGCGCGCGCCGTCCTCCTGGAACTCACCAATCCGGACGTTCAACTCCAAGCGCTCGAGGCCCAGCGCGCGCTGGCCGCCGCCGAAGCTGAGTTGCTCCAGCTCCGCACCACGCTCGAGTCCAGCCGGTTGAATCAGGGCGCGACCGTCGCGACCATTCGGGCACAGCAGCAGCAGGCCGAGCGCGAGTCGGTCGCCACCGAGGCGCTCGCCGGCCGGAACCTGGTGTCGCCACACGAACTGGCACGCAGTCGTGACAACGCCACCCAGTTCACCGCTCGGCTCGAGGCGGAACAGGCCCGCCTGCGTCTGATGTCGCAGGCGGTCGATTCGCAGGTGGCGCTGCAACGCACGCAGGTGGAGCGCATGCGCGCGATCGCCCAGTTCCAGCAGGAGCGCGTGCGCTCCATGGTCGTCACGGCCGTGGTGGATGGCGTCGTGCAGGACCTCGACTTGCAGCCGGGGCAGTGGGTCATCTCCGGCCAGCAGCTGGCACGCATCGTCGAACCCGGACGGCTGAAGGCGGTCATCCGCATCCCCGAGACGCAGGCGCGCGATGTCGTCATCGGTCAGTCGGCCAGCGTTGACACGCGCAATGGCGTCGTCGCGGGCCGGGTGGCGCGCGTTGACCCCGCGTCACAGGGCGGTACGGTTTCCGTCGACATTGCCTTCGACGGCGCCCTCCCGCGCGGCGCCCGCCCCGATCTCTCGGTCGAGGGAACCGTCGAACTCGAACGCCTCTCCAAGGTGCTGTACGTCGGTCGCCCCGCGTATGGCCAATCCGATGCCTCCGTCAGCCTCTTTCGCCTGATGCCGGACGGCAAGACCGCGGAGCGCGTTCCCGTTCGACTCGGGCGCGCCTCGGTCAACGCCATTGAAATCCTCCGCGGACTTCAGCCCGGCGATCGCGTCATCGTCTCCGACATGTCGCAGTGGGACAACGTCCCGCGCGTCCGCATTCGCTAA
- a CDS encoding ABC transporter ATP-binding protein has protein sequence MTAPSTTAIIRLNGIKKVFFTDEVETHALEGVHLEIRPGEYLAIAGPSGCGKTTLLSILGLLDAPSEGEYQLGGREVASLSATERARLRNEQIGFIFQAFNLIGELTVYENVELPLTYRKLAAADRKRRVEAALERVGMAHRMRHFPSQLSGGQQQRVAVARAVAGEPLILLADEPTGNLDSVNGEQVMALLQELHRSGSTICMVTHDARYANHADRAVHLFDGRVVDETRGEAWTR, from the coding sequence ATGACCGCTCCGTCCACCACCGCCATCATCCGCCTGAACGGCATCAAGAAGGTCTTCTTCACCGATGAGGTCGAGACGCACGCGCTCGAGGGCGTGCACCTCGAGATCCGTCCGGGCGAGTACCTGGCCATCGCGGGTCCCTCCGGGTGCGGCAAGACGACCCTGCTCTCCATTCTCGGCCTGCTCGATGCGCCGAGCGAGGGCGAATACCAGCTCGGCGGACGTGAAGTGGCGAGTCTTTCCGCCACCGAGCGGGCGCGCCTGAGAAACGAGCAGATTGGGTTCATCTTCCAGGCCTTCAACCTCATCGGCGAGCTCACCGTCTACGAGAACGTCGAGCTTCCGCTCACCTACCGGAAGCTCGCCGCCGCCGATCGCAAGCGGCGCGTCGAGGCGGCGCTCGAGCGCGTCGGCATGGCGCACCGCATGCGTCACTTCCCGTCGCAGCTCTCCGGCGGTCAGCAGCAGCGTGTGGCCGTCGCCCGCGCCGTTGCGGGCGAGCCGCTCATTCTCCTCGCTGATGAACCCACCGGCAATCTCGATTCGGTGAATGGCGAGCAGGTAATGGCACTGTTGCAGGAGCTGCATCGCAGCGGCTCGACCATCTGCATGGTGACGCACGACGCGCGGTATGCCAATCACGCCGACCGTGCGGTGCACCTGTTCGACGGCCGCGTGGTGGATGAAACGCGAGGTGAAGCATGGACGCGCTGA
- a CDS encoding ABC transporter permease, giving the protein MDALIQDVRYAWRALRRAPGLAVLAALCMALGIGSVTTVYGTASAFTFRPLPQVRGADRLLHVWESPIKAPQRYEGVSPAAFRDLATVRSFSAVAAARYWQPNIEGADLSERVTAAQVSANMLRALGRKPILGRDFTAADDQAGVERVILLGYGLWLRRFGGDSTIVGHSVRINGDPYTVVGILPQDFMFPAGAQLLTPLAYTTAEAAERRARSALVLARLRDGVTEEQAAAEVSMLGARLATTYPEASADWSFRVEDAESFFGSGPRPFMIVLLASAAFVLLIACANAANLLLVRATGRRREIAVRLALGASPLRIVRETLAESLIISALGGALGCVMAVWGLGALGGSVPVEVQAYIPGFGQLQLDWRALVLTSVVAMASGLLFGMAPAFTAARADVQSALRDGGRGETGTGSTRHLRNALVVVEVALALQLIVGATLMVDTFRRIALSDPGFRTTGVLTLGVTLPEKDYPSDSVVVTYFDNLEKRVAALPGVEAAGVTTVLPMTWTDQRTAVEVEGQPLLRKEDAVSIGLRQVSASYAEALRIPLVRGRVLSAFDREDATPVALLSESAAKRLWPGQSAVGKRLRTRALDGDAGRWIEVVGVVADVRGNPLATRDPGPVLYVPARQWPARSMTLVVRAGGDPEALMPGIRREIAALDSRLAAGEVATMPRVVASATSPQSATAGMLAVAAIVALLMSAAGTYGVVAYGVAQRTREFGVRIALGAAPADIVRLVLRQSATLAVAGVVLGVGGALLLSRGMQEILYETDPRNPAVIGAVALALGLITLMAAWIPARRVVRISPLEALRAD; this is encoded by the coding sequence ATGGACGCGCTGATCCAGGATGTCCGCTACGCGTGGCGTGCGCTCCGCCGTGCCCCCGGCCTGGCCGTGCTGGCGGCGCTCTGCATGGCGCTCGGCATCGGCTCCGTGACGACCGTGTACGGCACGGCGAGCGCCTTCACCTTCCGCCCGCTGCCGCAGGTGCGCGGCGCGGATCGTCTGCTTCATGTCTGGGAGTCGCCCATCAAGGCCCCGCAGCGTTACGAAGGCGTTTCTCCCGCCGCCTTCCGCGACCTCGCCACCGTGCGATCCTTTTCCGCGGTGGCGGCGGCGCGCTATTGGCAGCCAAACATCGAGGGCGCGGACCTGTCGGAGCGCGTGACGGCGGCGCAGGTCTCCGCCAATATGCTGCGCGCGCTGGGCCGCAAGCCGATCCTCGGCCGCGACTTTACCGCGGCGGACGATCAGGCGGGCGTCGAGCGCGTCATCCTGCTCGGCTACGGGCTGTGGCTGCGCCGCTTCGGCGGCGACTCGACCATCGTCGGGCACAGTGTGCGAATCAACGGCGACCCATACACCGTGGTCGGCATCTTGCCGCAGGACTTCATGTTCCCGGCCGGCGCCCAGCTGCTGACGCCGCTCGCCTACACCACGGCGGAGGCGGCCGAGCGTCGGGCGCGTTCTGCCCTGGTGCTGGCGCGTCTTCGCGATGGCGTGACGGAGGAGCAGGCCGCGGCCGAAGTATCAATGCTGGGGGCCCGGCTCGCGACCACGTACCCGGAAGCCAGTGCCGACTGGAGCTTTCGCGTGGAGGACGCGGAGTCCTTCTTCGGCAGCGGACCGCGTCCGTTCATGATCGTCCTCCTCGCCTCGGCGGCGTTCGTCCTGCTCATCGCCTGCGCCAATGCCGCAAATCTCTTGCTCGTGCGTGCAACCGGACGTCGCCGGGAGATCGCGGTGCGGCTCGCCCTCGGCGCATCGCCGCTGCGCATCGTGCGAGAAACCCTCGCCGAGAGTCTCATCATCTCGGCTCTGGGTGGCGCACTCGGATGCGTGATGGCGGTTTGGGGACTCGGCGCGCTCGGCGGCTCTGTTCCCGTCGAAGTGCAGGCGTACATCCCGGGCTTCGGTCAACTGCAGCTTGACTGGCGTGCGCTCGTCCTGACCTCCGTGGTCGCGATGGCATCGGGCCTGCTGTTCGGTATGGCACCGGCGTTCACTGCGGCGCGCGCCGATGTGCAAAGCGCCCTGCGCGATGGCGGCCGTGGCGAAACTGGCACCGGCTCCACGCGACACCTGCGCAATGCCCTCGTCGTGGTCGAGGTCGCACTGGCCTTGCAGCTCATCGTGGGCGCCACGCTGATGGTGGACACGTTCCGCCGCATAGCGCTCTCCGATCCGGGATTCCGCACCACCGGTGTGCTGACGCTCGGCGTGACGCTCCCCGAGAAGGATTATCCGTCCGACAGCGTCGTCGTCACCTACTTCGACAATCTCGAGAAGCGCGTGGCTGCCCTGCCCGGCGTCGAGGCGGCCGGCGTCACGACCGTGCTCCCCATGACGTGGACCGATCAGCGCACCGCGGTGGAAGTCGAAGGACAGCCTCTCCTGCGCAAGGAAGACGCCGTCAGCATCGGCCTGCGCCAGGTCTCCGCGTCGTATGCGGAGGCGCTGCGCATTCCGCTGGTGCGCGGCCGCGTGCTGAGCGCGTTCGATCGCGAGGATGCAACGCCGGTTGCGCTGCTCAGTGAGTCGGCCGCCAAGCGACTGTGGCCGGGACAGAGCGCAGTTGGCAAGCGCCTCCGCACCCGAGCGCTTGACGGCGACGCCGGTAGGTGGATTGAAGTCGTCGGCGTGGTGGCCGACGTTCGCGGAAATCCGCTGGCCACGCGTGACCCCGGCCCGGTCCTGTACGTTCCCGCACGCCAGTGGCCGGCGCGGTCGATGACGCTTGTCGTGCGCGCCGGCGGCGATCCGGAGGCATTGATGCCGGGCATCCGGCGCGAAATTGCCGCGCTTGACTCGCGGCTCGCCGCCGGTGAAGTCGCGACGATGCCTCGCGTGGTCGCGAGCGCGACGTCCCCGCAAAGCGCCACGGCCGGCATGCTTGCCGTCGCCGCAATCGTTGCCCTGTTGATGTCCGCAGCCGGCACTTATGGCGTGGTGGCGTACGGCGTCGCACAGCGGACGCGCGAGTTCGGGGTACGCATCGCCCTCGGTGCCGCCCCGGCCGACATCGTCAGGCTGGTGCTGCGGCAGTCGGCGACCCTTGCCGTCGCGGGCGTCGTGCTTGGTGTTGGCGGTGCCCTCCTGCTCTCGCGTGGCATGCAGGAGATCCTGTACGAGACCGATCCCCGGAACCCCGCCGTGATTGGCGCCGTCGCGCTTGCGCTCGGCCTCATCACGCTGATGGCGGCGTGGATTCCCGCGCGTCGCGTGGTGCGCATCTCACCCCTGGAGGCGCTCCGTGCCGATTGA
- a CDS encoding sigma-54 dependent transcriptional regulator — protein sequence MTASPAPRILVADDQGDVIEALRILLRGAGYDVEAVASPRAVLAALDARDFDALLLDMNYTRDTTGGQEGLDLIARVRAADSTVPIVVMTAWGSVGGAVEAIRRGARDYVEKPWDNTRLLAIVASQVELGRALRQTQRLEGENRALRRDGLPLLIAESAAMQPVLRLMERVAPSDANALILGEHGTGKELVAQWIHAASPRSARGLIAVNVGGLPDGVFEAELFGHVKGAFTDAKTDRMGRFELADGGTILLDEIANTSPQQQAKLLRVLETRSFERIGSSRTRQLDVRVLAATNADVAQEVAAGRFREDLLFRLNTIEIRLPPLRERVEDIPLLAAHFLARHAQRYQATVRRFDGSAMDALLAHRWPGNVRELDHAVERAVLLADGDAVCAADLGLHANAGDAEAPLEDLTLQEVERALIEKALARNAGNVAGAARLLGLSRSAMYRRMERYGL from the coding sequence ATGACTGCGTCGCCCGCACCGCGCATCCTCGTTGCCGACGATCAGGGCGATGTCATCGAGGCGCTCCGCATCCTGCTCAGGGGCGCCGGATATGACGTTGAGGCCGTCGCATCGCCGCGTGCGGTGCTGGCCGCGCTTGATGCGCGCGACTTCGACGCGCTGTTGCTCGACATGAACTACACGCGCGACACGACCGGCGGGCAGGAAGGACTCGACCTCATTGCCCGCGTCCGTGCCGCCGATTCCACCGTCCCCATCGTCGTGATGACTGCGTGGGGAAGCGTCGGTGGCGCGGTGGAAGCCATCCGTCGCGGCGCGCGCGACTACGTGGAAAAGCCGTGGGATAACACGCGCCTGCTCGCCATCGTCGCGTCGCAGGTGGAGTTGGGGCGCGCGCTGCGGCAGACGCAGCGGCTTGAAGGGGAGAATCGCGCGCTGCGCCGCGACGGACTTCCCTTGCTCATCGCCGAATCGGCGGCAATGCAACCCGTGCTCCGGCTGATGGAGCGCGTCGCCCCATCCGATGCCAACGCCCTCATCCTCGGCGAGCACGGCACCGGCAAGGAGCTCGTGGCACAATGGATTCATGCGGCGTCGCCGCGCAGCGCCCGTGGGCTTATCGCCGTCAACGTGGGCGGGCTGCCCGACGGTGTGTTCGAGGCCGAGCTCTTCGGGCATGTGAAGGGCGCGTTCACGGACGCGAAGACCGACCGTATGGGACGATTCGAACTGGCCGATGGCGGCACCATCCTGCTCGACGAGATCGCCAACACCTCACCCCAGCAGCAGGCCAAGCTGCTGCGCGTGCTGGAAACGCGGTCGTTCGAGCGCATCGGCTCGTCCCGGACGCGCCAGCTTGATGTGCGGGTGCTCGCCGCGACGAACGCCGACGTGGCGCAGGAGGTGGCCGCCGGCCGGTTTCGTGAAGACCTGCTCTTCCGCCTCAATACCATAGAGATACGCTTGCCGCCGCTGCGCGAGCGCGTCGAGGACATTCCCCTCCTAGCGGCCCACTTCCTCGCGCGACACGCACAGCGATATCAGGCCACCGTGCGCCGGTTTGATGGCAGCGCGATGGATGCGCTCCTCGCCCATCGGTGGCCGGGGAATGTCCGGGAACTCGACCACGCCGTCGAGCGCGCCGTGCTGCTGGCCGATGGCGACGCGGTCTGCGCCGCCGACCTGGGCCTGCACGCCAATGCGGGCGACGCGGAAGCGCCGCTCGAGGATCTCACGCTGCAGGAAGTCGAACGTGCGCTCATCGAGAAGGCGCTCGCGCGCAATGCCGGCAACGTGGCGGGCGCCGCGCGTCTCCTCGGCCTCAGTCGCTCGGCGATGTATCGGCGCATGGAGCGATATGGCCTCTGA
- a CDS encoding ATP-binding protein, whose product MASEARAARPWRYESRLLAYALLAGLPAVLATLLLLFTGDHAVRTVWTVAGAVVLWWLLVSIALRDASIHPVNTVANLLAALREGDFSVRGRGANPDDALGLALYEVNALRDTLREQRLGAIEASALLRCAMEEIDVALFAFDDEEVLVLANRAGEQLLRAPSERLIGQGAGELGLADFLREDLGPGMGMGIPGVEGRWVARRSTFRQRGHPMQLLVLTEVGRVLREEERQAWQRIVRVIGHEINNSLAPISSIAASLAELSRRDERPVDWDQDLRRGLDVIAGRSEALTRFMAAYARLARLPAPRRTNVDVPELVRRVAALETRASVKVVGRDGVHALLDVDQIEQALINLVANAVDATREMGGDVAVCWEEGLSRITIRVVDDGSGVPQSANLFVPFFTTKPSGSGIGLALCRQIAEGHGGSLVLRNRVGTRGAEAVLVLPKG is encoded by the coding sequence ATGGCCTCTGAGGCGCGCGCGGCGCGGCCCTGGCGGTACGAATCGCGCCTGTTGGCCTACGCACTGCTCGCGGGCTTGCCAGCCGTGCTGGCCACGTTGCTCCTGCTGTTCACCGGTGACCACGCGGTGCGTACGGTCTGGACCGTCGCCGGCGCCGTGGTCCTCTGGTGGCTGCTGGTGAGCATCGCGTTGCGCGACGCGTCCATTCATCCCGTCAACACCGTGGCCAACCTGCTCGCCGCACTGCGCGAGGGCGATTTCTCGGTGCGTGGGCGTGGCGCGAACCCCGACGATGCCCTCGGACTCGCGCTGTATGAGGTGAATGCGCTGCGTGACACGTTGCGCGAACAGCGGCTCGGCGCCATCGAGGCCAGTGCGCTGCTGCGTTGCGCGATGGAGGAGATTGACGTCGCCCTCTTCGCCTTCGACGACGAAGAAGTTCTCGTGCTCGCCAACCGCGCGGGCGAACAACTGCTGCGCGCGCCCAGCGAACGGCTGATCGGTCAGGGAGCGGGCGAGCTCGGCCTTGCAGATTTCCTGCGTGAAGACCTCGGCCCGGGAATGGGCATGGGCATCCCTGGGGTGGAGGGGCGATGGGTGGCGCGGCGGAGCACCTTCCGTCAGCGCGGGCATCCCATGCAGTTGCTCGTGCTGACCGAGGTCGGTCGGGTGCTGCGCGAGGAGGAGCGCCAGGCGTGGCAACGCATCGTGCGCGTGATCGGGCACGAGATCAACAACTCGCTGGCTCCCATCAGCTCCATCGCCGCCAGCCTTGCCGAGTTGTCGCGTCGCGACGAGCGCCCCGTTGACTGGGACCAGGACTTGCGTCGCGGTCTCGACGTGATCGCCGGACGGAGTGAGGCGCTCACACGCTTCATGGCCGCATATGCAAGGCTTGCCCGATTGCCGGCGCCCCGGCGGACGAACGTCGACGTGCCCGAGTTGGTGCGTCGCGTGGCGGCCCTGGAGACGCGCGCGTCAGTGAAGGTCGTCGGCCGCGACGGCGTGCACGCGCTGCTCGACGTCGATCAGATCGAGCAGGCGCTCATCAACCTGGTGGCGAATGCAGTGGATGCGACGCGCGAAATGGGTGGCGACGTGGCCGTGTGCTGGGAGGAAGGGTTGAGCCGGATCACCATACGCGTGGTGGATGACGGCTCCGGTGTGCCGCAGTCGGCCAACCTCTTCGTGCCGTTCTTCACGACCAAGCCAAGTGGCTCAGGTATCGGGTTGGCACTCTGCCGGCAGATCGCCGAAGGGCACGGCGGATCATTGGTGCTACGCAACCGCGTCGGGACGCGAGGTGCGGAGGCGGTGCTGGTATTGCCGAAAGGGTAG